One genomic window of Salvia miltiorrhiza cultivar Shanhuang (shh) chromosome 4, IMPLAD_Smil_shh, whole genome shotgun sequence includes the following:
- the LOC131022136 gene encoding probable purine permease 11, producing the protein MADNQVPILAKYGYHRPLHKLKRSHWWIFVVLNILFLIVGQAVAVLLGRFYYDKGGSSKWMATLVQTAAFPILFIPYLFLRSPDESTSLSTPPSTRLVIIIYIVVGAIIAGDNMLYSIGLLYLSASTYSLICATQLAFNAVFSFFINRQKFTALILNSVIILSLSAALLATNDDSDKPSGVSRGEYILGVLTTLAASALYSLVLSLMQLTFEKVLKKETFSAVLDMQIYTSIVATCITVAGLFASGEWRTIRGEMDSFGSGEVSYVMTLVWTAVAWQICSVGVVGLIFVVSSLFSNVISTLSLAVTPIASLIVFHDKMNGAKIIAMLLAFWGFASYIYQNYLDDLEARKNQTEACDATNTTDPC; encoded by the exons ATGGCAG ATAATCAAGTTCCAATATTGGCAAAATATGGCTATCACCGACCACTTCACAAGCTTAAGCGCTCTCACTGGTGGATTTTCGTCGTATTGAACATATTATTTCTTATTGTCGGTCAAGCAGTTGCTGTGCTTTTGGGAAGGTTTTATTATGATAAGGGCGGGAGCAGTAAATGGATGGCCACTCTTGTCCAAACAGCGGCTTTCCCTATCCTTTTCATCCCATACCTTTTCCTCCGTTCCCCTGATGAGTCTACTAGTTTATCAACGCCTCCTTCCACTCGCCTGGTAATCATAATCTATATCGTTGTTGGGGCCATCATTGCTGGAGATAACATGCTATATTCCATTGGACTGCTATACCTCTCCGCTTCTACTTATTCTCTCATCTGTGCCACACAATTAGCATTTAATGCTGTTTTCTCGTTCTTCATCAATCGGCAGAAGTTCACTGCTCTGATACTGAATTCAGTGATAATTCTTTCATTATCTGCTGCACTGCTTGCTACCAATGATGATTCAGATAAACCTTCAGGAGTCTCCCGGGGCGAGTATATTCTTGGAGTTCTTACTACCCTTGCAGCTTCTGCGCTGTACTCCCTCGTGCTGTCCCTCATGCAGCTGACATTTGAAAAGGTTCTGAAGAAGGAAACTTTCTCCGCTGTTCTTGATATGCAGATTTACACATCAATTGTGGCAACTTGTATCACGGTTGCGGGCCTCTTTGCCAGTGGAGAATGGAGGACTATAAGGGGAGAAATGGACAGTTTTGGCAGTGGAGAGGTCTCTTACGTAATGACACTGGTATGGACAGCCGTCGCGTGGCAAATCTGCTCTGTTGGTGTGGTAGGTTTGATATTCGTGGTATCTTCCCTCTTCTCCAATGTTATCAGCACCCTTTCTCTAGCAGTTACTCCTATTGCTTCTCTGATTGTCTTCCACGACAAGATGAACGGGGCGAAGATAATCGCTATGTTGTTGGCCTTTTGGGGCTTTGCTTCTTACATATATCAGAACTATCTTGATGATCTTGAGGCCAGGAAGAATCAAACTGAAGCTTGTGATGCCACCAACACCACTGATCCTTGTTAA
- the LOC131021114 gene encoding uncharacterized protein LOC131021114, translating into MRCKKHAADLSSGVGVCASCLRDRLVAIMEAQALKQSQLLRKSDAQQQQPPPLSFPRSVSPYISRRATDAGAAAWHIHGNQRSLYSTPQLVPAADEVKNRKGHGGGRFSALFLGLFRSKSDKHDLNSRLDHGVSGESCSASPLWFSNMIPGRRRKQILSLSVDESSIGAQQRACRNRDRGMSPARCSDDDDDEHCHGGSSGYSSESSQGWRQTPRRTPAATRRRGGGQNRNISGLAFCLSPLVRASPNRHWNQKGMPPEAVLPGESRAPAKPHLSAAASFCKNRSRKLADFGRYNSRH; encoded by the coding sequence atgaggTGCAAGAAGCACGCCGCGGACCTCAGCAGCGGTGTCGGCGTCTGCGCCTCCTGCCTCCGCGACCGCCTCGTTGCTATAATGGAGGCGCAGGCGCTGAAACAGTCGCAGCTCCTCCGCAAATCGGacgcgcagcagcagcagcctccgcCTCTCTCGTTTCCGCGATCGGTCTCCCCTTACATCTCGCGGCGGGCGACGGacgccggcgccgccgcctggCATATCCACGGCAACCAGCGGAGCCTCTACAGCACGCCGCAGCTGGTGCCCGCCGCGGATGAGGTTAAGAACAGGAAGGGCCACGGCGGCGGCAGATTCTCCGCTCTGTTTTTAGGTCTGTTCAGATCGAAATCTGACAAGCACGATTTGAATTCGCGTTTGGATCATGGGGTTTCGGGCGAGTCCTGCTCCGCCTCTCCGCTTTGGTTCTCCAACATGATCCCCGGTCGCCGGAGAAAGCAGATTCTGTCGTTATCGGTGGACGAGAGCTCGATCGGAGCGCAGCAGAGAGCCTGCCGGAATCGAGATCGCGGAATGTCGCCGGCGAGATGctccgacgacgacgacgacgagcATTGCCACGGCGGATCGAGTGGCTACTCGTCGGAATCGTCGCAGGGGTGGAGGCAGACGCCGCGGAGGACCCCGGCGGCGACGCGGCGGAGGGGAGGCGGCCAGAATCGGAACATTTCGGGATTGGCGTTTTGCCTGAGCCCTTTGGTTCGGGCCAGCCCGAACCGGCACTGGAATCAGAAGGGGATGCCGCCGGAGGCGGTGCTTCCCGGCGAATCGAGGGCTCCGGCGAAGCCGCACTTGTCCGCAGCGGCGTCGTTTTGCAAGAACCGGTCGCGGAAGCTGGCCGATTTTGGGAGGTATAACTCGAGGCATTGA